TTAGAGTAATGGATTGGCACTGTGGATTCAATGCCATTGAATCGCGGTTCAGCCTGTGCAACTGTCGTTGTGAAGGATTAGCCGAGAATGTGATGTCATCTGAACGCATCCGACTGTTTCGGCAATCTTTAGCTTCTCTTGCTTCCAATGTTTTTGCTTTCTGAAGTTTTCATAAGTTAACTACCCCAGGTTGGGGGCAAGTAAAGAATATAACCATGTGGATCTTGCGTTGTTTAGCTGCTAACCATCATATAAGACGGTAACTAGTACCAATTCTTTATCAAAGTCATGTAGTCCACACAACCTTGTTGCCCTTGTCGTCTTGATAATGCCAATGTGTTGCCCTTTGGGGATAGTGTTACGGTTGAAGACACTGTATTGCTGTTTCCAAATCTGCCTGTGCTAGCTGCTTGAACAGTTTGGGTTCAACTGGACTAGGTATTTTAGTTCGGAGaatgttcttttattttaaGGCTAAAATATCCATATAGTGCCATGCTATTTCTCACATCCCAGTTCTCCATAAATATGCAGCTAATACTGCTTTAACTGGATGCGGCTCTACTCACCTGCACTCTGTTTGCGGTGGTCAAGCATGCATTCCCATCCTAATCAGTTCCAAGGAGGCTTTACACACAATATGGCCTTATGGAAATACTCACACTCGCAGTCAAGCATTTACCATGTGAAATCTTCTCAACCACAAAGTCTGAAGTACTTTGTAAGCTTAATGGGCCAACAATTCCGTTGTGGACTGTCAACCAGAGAGGGTAGTCTAAGTATAAAGCTTGACATGCCTTCACATGAAAAGTTGAGGATCGGCTGGAACTGGAAAGGTATGCATCAGAAGCTTGGAGGTGTAGCCAGTGGACTTTGCTTTGGTTTTTCGGTGACTGGACTAGCAAGCGCTGAGGTTCCTATAATTAGAATCAATGACAATGCCGAAACTTCATCGTCATCTACCAGTTCAACTCATGGGAAGAAAGTCTACACGGATTATTCTGTCACTGGTGAGAAATGCCCACATTTTTTGGTTTAATAAATTTTTTTATGGGTCATGCAGTGCCTTCTATACTTCATAGTTCCAATTCGTTTTATAGAATATTGGGCATTGACCTCATTGCTTATAACTGATTGACATGAATAATCGCCCAGGTATTCCTGGAGATGGTAGATGTTTATTCCGCTCTGTGGTTCATGGTGCATGCATTAGGTCAGGGAAACCCATACCTAATGAAGACCTTCAGAGAAAACTAGCTGATGAATTGAGAGCAATGGTATGACTTGGATGTTCTTTTTTTGCTGTAGTTATACTTGATGACTGATCATCCGAAAGTTCTTCAGAGCCTagagaaaagaaaggaattCTAATTTTATTATTGATTGTTAGTGTCATTCCCTGAAATAATCTCACTTGTTTTTTTCTTCTAATTGAATAGGTTGCTGATGAATTTGTGAAGCGGCGGGAAGAGACTGAATGGTTAGTTGATACGCTTTCTTTGTTCCTCGGTATCTGGAATGAAACTGAACCATATGTGCTCACCGCTCATAGTTTGCTGAATTGTTGCGTATGTTGTTACACAAAATTTGCAGGTTTGTTGAGGGGGATTTCGATACATATGTATCGCATATTAGGGAGCCACATGTGTGGGGTGGCGAGCCAGAATTGTTCATGGCTTCCCATGTTCTTCAGTAAGTAACTGTATTTGTATTTTAATACATGCATTTCAAATTTTGTTAGCAGCAATCCCTAACATTTAAGCTTACTAACTCTTGTGATCTTGTCTAAAATGTCTATCAGTGCAGTGTCATCATTAGTTGAATAGTCGAATAGTGCTGCCATTAGATGCAACTGATAATGGTCACTAGAATGCATTCTGATGATACACTACTACTTTGTGCACAGGATGCCAATAACTGTTTACATGCACGATGAAGATGCGGGTGGTCTGATTGCAATTGCGGAATATGGCCAGCAGTATGGGAAAGAGGACCCAATCCAGGTCTTGTATCATGGTTTTGGCCATTATGATGCTCTACGGATTCCCGCAAAGATTGGTTCAAAGCGGAAACTGTAGAAATTGTTCAGTTCAAAATTGAAAAGGTAAGTCATGAGGTGATATCTTTCCCTTTCTTCATATGTAAATAGATACTAGTACTAAAGTGCAAGAGCGAGCTGCTAACCCTGTCTCGGCGTTCATCCCACTTACTGAACATTCAAGCTATATGCGCCTGTACATATGTGAATGTGGAAGATGGCTTTGATGAGAACTTGAAATGGCATCAACTCACCAAGCAGAAGTGTTGTTGCATAATTCAATACTTCCCCAGCGCCTGATGAATTAGGAACAGAGCATCACTTGTACAGAAATACGTACCATAATATGTTACTGTTATACCGGCTCTGAATTTCTACCGTAGAAATTCGTGTTCCATGGAGTAGTACTATCTGAACTGAACTCGTCGGTCTGTAACTGGTGGTACACCAGAAGTCAGAACTCAGGACAGGCCCCCCATAACATCATACTCTGGTCAGCATTTATGTACGCGCGGGGGGACCCAAACACGGATGCTTTGATTTTCAGCAAGCCCAGTACCTGCTTTGAATGAGCGTGTGAAGAACACCTCAGGCAACGAGTCGGCTTGGAATTGAATTGGCAGCAGAACCCTGTGTGATCCTCAAGCTCAATGATAGACTCATTCCCATGAAATGTTAGGAAAATGAAAAAGGCAACTTGGGATCGTTAGACAACAACAATAGCATTTAAATTCCGTGATCGTCTTCGAACTCCTTTGTTATAGCTTATATCAGATCTTTTTCATGCATCAGTGTAATCTTCTGCAAGGATCCGTGTAAAACCTGGCTGtcaaacttttttttttcttgcagAGGCAATGCTGCAGAAGGGTCTGGTTTGCTGGAATGGCTTCACCTTCAGGCAGAGATTCATCAGATCGACATGCTACATGGTGGCCTGGTGGGTGGATGTGCTCGCTATGAAATGAAGCTGCTGAAAGATCTGAGCTGGTTGCCAACATCCCTTGTAGAGAAGAGAGACTGCGAGAGCATTTCAAAAAacgaaaagaaaagagagagagactgAGAGAGCGGTGACAATCCTGATCCTCGTTTCTGAAAGGTCACCGCGCTCACAGCAGGCGGCTCCGTGTAACAGAACAAGAGATGTCCTCCCGAGTGCTTATTAGTACGCTGTGGCGGATTCCTTCCGGCCTGTGAGATTCATCATTCTCGTTTGCAGCGACCGTCCGCTCCCACACCACAAGCCCGTTTTTCAGTTTGATGTCACCAGTCGGTTTGATGCAGTGTCGGTAGGGGTGCTAAAGGGGTCTAAAATTTAATCTAGATAATTTAAAGATCAGGTTCTAATAGGATCAGATTCTAATCTTATACAATTAAGATAAAAAATATTTAAGGATCAAATTGGATTACGAATAGACCAGATGTCCCGTGGTCCGTGTCGGGAAGAATATTACGGCGCCAACATCGTCAGTCTTGATACTCTTGATCAGATGTCCCGTGGTCCGGCGGCTCGAGTCTTCTCCTTGACCTCTCCTCCACGGGTTCGTCCTGGAAAAGGCCCAACGGGGCGGAGCCGAGCTGTCGTGTCCTGTTGGGAAGCTTGCGGCGCAACAAAGCACAGCCCCAGTTTGTCCTCCAGCCCCTCGGGCCCAGGCGGTCGGTCCCCGTGCCCGTCCTCTGCACTGCACTGCTGCGTTCTGTGGAGGGAGCGCGGAGTCTGGCCGAGGCCAACCTTGCCCGGCTGAAACCGATAGGGTGAGGCGAGGTTACGGTGCAGCCAGGCGGTCCACTCCCGGGCGCAGGGTCAGTGCCCGCTCGGCGCTGGCGCTCTCGCATTCTGCTCCGTCACGTACTACCACCGTGCGCTAGAGCCGCAAGTGTGCAGGAGGCGCCGTAGAGCAGCAGCTTCGACGGTGAAAAGCGGATCGAGGCAGCGaagagccgccgccggcgaggtgcCTCCCGGGCCGTGCGCGGGCGTGGCGTGCTTCCCCACCTTCTCTTCTGGCGCCACCTCCCTCGTCGCGTTCAGAGATCCCAAAACAGGAAGAAGACGGGGGGCAATGAACACGCGCTGGGCGTGCTGCTCAGATCTGCAGCCGCGAGCACGAGCATCTCATCTCATCTCACCTCAGGGCCTGTTTCCATTCCGTAGAATAGAATAAACCCTACCCCCGAATCCGAGTCAAACAGCTCGCGCAGCCATGTGCCCTGGATTTGATTTTCGAACGGGGACGCCGGACGCTCGGGCCCAGGGCCCACCGCGCAGAGAGGATTGGCTGATTAATTAGGCCTTGGGATCATCTGTTGCAGCCCACTAGCCCTTGAGATTTCATCTCCCACATGCAAACACGCTCGAATTAACTTTACTGTGTACTACGCCCAAAGTCGCCGAGCAAAAGCTTCGAACCCACCAGCCCACCTCGCACCTCCAGCGCGACTCCCCGTGCCCCCACCGCATTCAAATCCCTATCCCCAAACTACCCCTCCGTTCTCCCCGCAATCACTGCCTGCTAACCCCGAGGGCGAGGCCCCGAGCCCGCTGCCCCGGACGGGGGGCGGTTCCGTCATTTCGTGCCTAAATCTCCGTCCCCTAAACCCACCCCACGCCGCCCCTATCGCTCTCGCCTGGccgcttcttcttcccctcttcAGTTCCCCTTCCCCGCGGCAGCTGCAGCCGTGCTGCGACCTCGCTCGCGGAGCCCCAAGGAATGGCGGCCCTGTGATTCGCTGCCGCGCGTAGCTTCGCTGGTTCCGGGAGCAGCGGCCGCAATGGCGGCGGTTCTGGCTCTGGCTCTGGCGCTGGCGGTGCTggcggccgcgcccgcg
The Panicum hallii strain FIL2 chromosome 6, PHallii_v3.1, whole genome shotgun sequence genome window above contains:
- the LOC112898036 gene encoding OTU domain-containing protein At3g57810-like is translated as MRLYSPALCLRWSSMHSHPNQFQGGFTHNMALWKYSHSQSSIYHVKSSQPQSLKYFVSLMGQQFRCGLSTREGSLSIKLDMPSHEKLRIGWNWKGMHQKLGGVASGLCFGFSVTGLASAEVPIIRINDNAETSSSSTSSTHGKKVYTDYSVTGIPGDGRCLFRSVVHGACIRSGKPIPNEDLQRKLADELRAMVADEFVKRREETEWFVEGDFDTYVSHIREPHVWGGEPELFMASHVLQMPITVYMHDEDAGGLIAIAEYGQQYGKEDPIQVLYHGFGHYDALRIPAKIGSKRKL